In Lactobacillus xylocopicola, the genomic stretch GGCCAGCTCTACAAGTGGATGGGCCTAAGTGTTGGTTTGAACCTCAATGAGAAGTCACCGGATGAAAAACGGGAAGCGTATGACTGTGATGTTACCTACTCGACTAACTCCGAGCTAGGTTTTGACTACCTACGTGACAATATGGTGGTCTACAAGGAACAGATGGTTCAGCGCAAGCTTAATTTTGCAATTATCGATGAAGTCGATTCAATTCTGATTGATGAGGCCCGGACGCCGTTGATTATTTCGGGTGAAGCTGAACAAGCGAATGGCGACTATGTACGTGCTGATCGCTTTGTTAAGACTTTGCAAGAAGATAAGAGTGATGATGATGCCGATGACATTGAAGATTATGGTGACTACAAGATTGACTGGCCGACCAAGACTATTTCTCTGACCCGGATGGGCATTCAGAAGGCCTGCGACCATTTTGGTTTGAAAAACTTGTATGATGTTGAAAACCAGAAACTGGTTCACCACATTGATCAAGCCATGCGCGCAAATTACATCATGCTCAAGGATATTGACTATGTTGTGCAAGATGATGAAGTCTTGATTGTGGACTCATTCACTGGCCGGGTAATGAGTGGGCGACGTTATTCAGACGGCCTACACCAGGCGATTGAAGCCAAAGAAGGCGTTAAGATTCAGGAAGAATCCAAGACTCAGGCGACGATTACTTATCAAAACTTCTTCAGAATGTACAAAAAGTTGGCCGGAATGACTGGTACAGCCAAGACGGAAGAAGAAGAGTTCCGTGAAATTTATAACATGCAGGTTATTTCAATTCCAACCAACCGTCCGTTGCTGCGAAAAGATCGTTCAGATATCCTATACCCAACACTGAACTCAAAATTTGCAGCAGTAGTTGAAGAAATTAAGGAACGACATGCAGCGGGTCAACCAGTTTTGGTGGGAACTGTTGCGGTTGAAAGTTCTGAGCTGTTGAGTGACCTACTGAAAAAAGAAGGTATTCCGCATGCTGTTTTGAATGCCAAAAATCACGCTAAGGAAGCCCAGATTATTATGAATGCTGGGCAACGGGGTGCAGTTACGATTGCGACTAATATGGCTGGTCGTGGTACCGATATCAAGCTGGGGCCAGGCGTCAAGGAATTAGGTGGCTTGGCCGTTATTGGTACTGAACGGCACGAGTCACGCCGGATTGATAACCAGTTGCGGGGACGGTCAGGTCGACAAGGAGACCCAGGTGTAACCCGCTTTTACCTTTCACTTGAAGACGATCTAATGAAACGCTTTGGTGGGGAGCGGGTTAAGGACTTCCTCGACCGTCTGTCTAATAATGATGATGACAAGGTAATTGACAGCCGCTTGATTACGCGCCAAGTTGAGTCAGCGCAAAAACGGGTTGAAGGTAACAACTACGACACCCGGAAGCAGACCTTGCAGTACGATGATGTGATGCGGATTCAACGGGAAATTATTTATGGCGAGCGGATGCAAGTCATTGATGAAGAAGACTCACTTAAAGATGTCTTGGTGCCAATGATTCGCCGGACAATTAATAGTCAAGTTGACATGTTTACTCAGGGTGATCGCAGCAAATGGCGGTTAGATTCTCTGCGTGACTTTATTACGTCGAGTCTAACTTCTGAACAGGAGACCGATTCGCTTGATTTCAAGACGATTTCTATTCCTGATTTAAAGCAAGAACTATATGAGATAGTTGAAGCTAACTATGAAGACAAGCAGGATGCCTTGGCAGATCCAGCTGAAATGTTGGAATTTGAAAAGGTGGTTATCTTAAGGGTGGTTGATGACCGTTGGACCGATCACATTGATGCAATGGATCAGTTGCGGCAGTCAATCAGTCTACGCGGATATGGTCAGCTTAATCCACTGGTTGAATACCAGGATTCGGGCTACAATATGTTTGAAGAAATGGTTTCGAATATTGAGTTTGATGTAACTCGTTTGTTTATGAAAGCTGAAATCAGACAGAATCTTACCCGGTAAGCGGTAATTTTAAGGAGAAAGCAGAAGCTTTCTCCTTTTTACTAAGAAGGACAAAGGAGAAAATTTGACAATGGAACTAAGCGAAATTCAAAGCGAACTAGATAAGCTGAAGCGTCGTCTAGATCACTTTAGGGGGTCTCTTTGACCTGGATGCAATCAATGAGAGCATCATTGTTAACGAAAACAAGATGCAGGAACCAACTTTCTGGGATCATCAAGAGCAGGCCCAAGAGTTAATTAGTGCAACCAACTTATTAAAAGAAAAAAGAGATTCCTTCCAGAGTCTGGAGCAGAATTATCAAGATGAGCTGACCGCAGTTGAATTGTTGCGCGAGGAAGCTGATCAGGACTTACAAAAAGAAGTCGAAGAAAATCTGGCCAGGCTAAAGACAGAATTTCATCACTATGAGCTGGATCTGCTCTTGTCCGATAAGTATGATAGCCACAATGCACTGCTGGAAATTCACCCTGGTGCCGGTGGTACTGAAGCGATGGATTGGGGACAAATGCTTTTGCGAATGTATCAACGTTATGCGGACATTCAGGGCTTTAAATTTGAGCTTAATAACTATGAGCCTGGCGAGGAGGCTGGCCTAAAAAGTGTCAGTGCAAAAATTTCGGGCAAGAATGCATACGGTCTACTCAAGTCAGAAAATGGGGTTCACCGCTTGGTGCGAATTTCTCCCTTTGATTCAGCCAAGAGAAGGCACACTTCTTTTGCTGCGGTTGAAGTTATTCCGGAAATTGATGATAGCATCAAGATTGACATTAATCCCAAAGATTTGCGTATTGATGTTTATCGTTCAAGTGGAGCCGGTGGCCAGCACATTAATAAAACATCCAGTGCAGTGCGAATTACCCACCTGCCGACCGGCTTGGTGACTACTTCACAGGCTCAACGGTCTCAGCTGCAGAACCGTGAAACCGCAATGAATGAACTGCGGGCAAAACTTTTTCATTTAGCAGAAGAAAAAAAGCGGCAGCACAAAGAGGTGCTTAAGGGTGATCAAATGGAAAACGGCTGGGGCTCACAGATCAGGTCCTATGTTTTTCATCCTTATAATTTAGTTAAAGATTTACGTACCAGCTATGAAACTTCAGATACAAATGGTGTAATGGATGGTAAGCTGCAGCCATTTGTATACAGTTACTTGCAATGGTTGCTTAGTCAGGATAATCCAGAATAGGTGAGAAAATGACTTTTTGGGGAATTATTGGTATTGTGCTCTTAGCGGTAATTATTTTAAGCATGATTTTTGCGGTTTTTCATATTTTCTTGATGCTCTTACCCGCAGTGGTGGTGATAGCTGTCATTATTTGGCTGATTAACCACTTTACCAAGGATGATCGCCATAGCGGCTCAAGTAGCCCGGGTTTTCAAGATGATGAGTGGCCAGACAGAAACAGTGATAGACCTAAACGTAAAAAAGTACGTGATGCAGAAACCAAGGATGTTGACAAGTAAGCTGGGGGAACGTTTGAGATGGCAAGTGCAGTAAAATTAAAAAATCTTATTCGTGATAATAAGATTATTCAGGTCGTACATGGGCAGCAATATATTGCTAACCAGGAAATTACGGTGTCTGATATCTACCGACCGGGTTTGGAGTTAACCGGATACTTTGATTTTTACCCGAAAAGGCGCATTCAACTGCTCGGCCGCACCGAGATTTCATATGCTG encodes the following:
- the secA gene encoding preprotein translocase subunit SecA, translated to MANILKKLYNNDKRELKKFEKIAAQVESYADEYAELTDEQLQEKTPEFRERLQSGEELDDLLPEAFAASREGAKRVLGLYPFHVQILGGIALHFGNIAEMMTGEGKTLTATMPVYLNALTGKGVHVVTVNEYLSSRDEEEMGQLYKWMGLSVGLNLNEKSPDEKREAYDCDVTYSTNSELGFDYLRDNMVVYKEQMVQRKLNFAIIDEVDSILIDEARTPLIISGEAEQANGDYVRADRFVKTLQEDKSDDDADDIEDYGDYKIDWPTKTISLTRMGIQKACDHFGLKNLYDVENQKLVHHIDQAMRANYIMLKDIDYVVQDDEVLIVDSFTGRVMSGRRYSDGLHQAIEAKEGVKIQEESKTQATITYQNFFRMYKKLAGMTGTAKTEEEEFREIYNMQVISIPTNRPLLRKDRSDILYPTLNSKFAAVVEEIKERHAAGQPVLVGTVAVESSELLSDLLKKEGIPHAVLNAKNHAKEAQIIMNAGQRGAVTIATNMAGRGTDIKLGPGVKELGGLAVIGTERHESRRIDNQLRGRSGRQGDPGVTRFYLSLEDDLMKRFGGERVKDFLDRLSNNDDDKVIDSRLITRQVESAQKRVEGNNYDTRKQTLQYDDVMRIQREIIYGERMQVIDEEDSLKDVLVPMIRRTINSQVDMFTQGDRSKWRLDSLRDFITSSLTSEQETDSLDFKTISIPDLKQELYEIVEANYEDKQDALADPAEMLEFEKVVILRVVDDRWTDHIDAMDQLRQSISLRGYGQLNPLVEYQDSGYNMFEEMVSNIEFDVTRLFMKAEIRQNLTR
- the prfB gene encoding peptide chain release factor 2 (programmed frameshift); this translates as MELSEIQSELDKLKRRLDHFRGSLDLDAINESIIVNENKMQEPTFWDHQEQAQELISATNLLKEKRDSFQSLEQNYQDELTAVELLREEADQDLQKEVEENLARLKTEFHHYELDLLLSDKYDSHNALLEIHPGAGGTEAMDWGQMLLRMYQRYADIQGFKFELNNYEPGEEAGLKSVSAKISGKNAYGLLKSENGVHRLVRISPFDSAKRRHTSFAAVEVIPEIDDSIKIDINPKDLRIDVYRSSGAGGQHINKTSSAVRITHLPTGLVTTSQAQRSQLQNRETAMNELRAKLFHLAEEKKRQHKEVLKGDQMENGWGSQIRSYVFHPYNLVKDLRTSYETSDTNGVMDGKLQPFVYSYLQWLLSQDNPE